Within Mercenaria mercenaria strain notata chromosome 15, MADL_Memer_1, whole genome shotgun sequence, the genomic segment CATCAAAATCTAGATTGTAGAAAAAactctattcgcgaaaatgttttgtAAGTTTTGAGTTTTCTATAGACTCCAATAATGAAAAATTATGTGaggtccaaaattttcaaatcagtaaaGCAAAAGCTTAAGCAAACGATCCTATCCTTTGTATTacctgaattttctaggtattaTATATACGTTTTGAAATaatagagtttaatcaaattctacattgtagaaaaaaaatcgatccgaacgtgcaaaactaccttaagatGTTTcatctttttatgaaatttattgtcTAGTTCAatgattgataaaacatttctgttgcatatgcatatctgaaacttTGGGATACGGTAAATGTACTTgaatatagattttaaatttgCCTAAAGCAGATTTTGGTACCATAGTCCTACAGCTTAGTAAACATTTCACAATTGTCATTCATATGATAATTTCTACTGTAGACGCACACTTTTATTTCATCGTAAGTGTAGATAATACCATACTGGTTTATATCAACAAACCTTTTAACACTATAATTAAAAGTGGATGCCAGGTAAACGCAATTTGATATCCTTTAATGATCGCGCTTGACTGTCAATTCCAAGGTCCGGGGTTCCAATAATGGTGCAGGCACTAGAATTTTccgagatgctcttgagtgtctcccacctaacttagaggcatGTAATATATACCAGAGACGTACGTTAAAAAGCTAGGCTAGGTTAGCCGGACAGGTATGTATCtgaaaaggatttctctctatctgttctgagTTTTTTTTatgtctctctggtcagatcgctctgtgtctataCTAGTAGAGGATTAAATTCGCGCCCTTAGTGGCTCATGCGTTTGCGCTATATAAAGCGCCCTTGAAGCATTTATCATGGAAATGACGCTATAgaaatttggtataataataataataataatgatgatgatataaTACATTATACTGTATCTTACATACGGGTCGACGGTTTCTGGTCGCCCGGATATAGAAAAATATCACTGATTTTTAGTCTCTTTTGCTTTAtggtattttaataataaataccctttattcaattcaatatttgctgTTGAGTTTTCTATCTGTAACCTTTGGTGAAACAGTAggacacaaaatttatttattgtcatgtTTGTAAACACGTTTATCTTTTTTAGCGCAGTATGTCACTACGTTGACTTTTCGTATCTGATGTTTGATGGTTTTAATAGTATAGACAGGGGTAGATAATATGGCAACTCAAGATAAATGGATGTCTATAGTAGTTGTACTTTCAGATAAATTATATAATCTTTTATTCTGTTCTTATTGCTAGAGTGTGCAATGAGTACAACACCTAAATTACCATATTGCTGTCTTTTCAAGAGACTTGAGAACAATATATTTTCTACTAATACTAGTTCTAATACTAGTGATAAACAACAAGGAAATTTCTATATAGACTTCATACTATATAAAAGTGCCAAGTAAACATCTTGGAACTATACATTCAAAAGTATACATGCGTGAGAGGTTTTAGATTTTGACATggctgaaaaattatttttaaaggatTTAACGATGGATCAGAAACGAAAGGTATATCTTTCGAAATCTTTTCAGATAATGTTCTTATTTTACCTAATCCATTAGTTACAAAATTACGCAAGAAGGTTTCATGTAAGTTACCACGCTCTGTGTAGTTTTAAGCTTCTCGTAAACCTCCACACCTTTGCAGTTTGATTTGGCTTTTAACAAGCACTTTGGCTATCCTAGTTCTATTATGTAAAAAATAGTTAACATCGTTTTCAATTTTTATCTGTAATTaatgcctaacatatttctcaaGGTGCTCCGTGTGTTGAattgcttgaaaaaaaatctgcaaaaattgataaaaaagtgaaagtagagaaattaaaatcacaaaataatgcaatATGTTTGAGTTATGTAAGTTAAtaaagtttgaatacatgaagtGCCTACAAACAACATGTTGAAgaaaatatacttttgaataaGAAGTTTGATATATATTCTACAATCGAAGGTTAACAGTCAAACTACAAGTTATATGacacaaaatatattattctAAAACAAAGTTACATGTGTAAAATATTTACTACTTCATGTGAACAATTCAGtgtatatattacaaatattcaCTGGAGGAGTGGTCTCCAAACAATGTAGATGAACCTCAACGATATTAACATTTCTCACTACTGTAACTGTTACAACAGAATTTTTTCATACAAATGGTAAAAGTGGCCAAGAAAATAAGTTCAATATTATCATGTGCATTTGACGTCCTCGTACTCCGATGCTATTCTCGAACATTCAAAAATGAATGCATATAATGCAGAAAAATACCGGCTTGGGGGTCCCAACAGTATTTCTGTAAGTCCAGATCGTAAATGTGTAAACttctacattttattttcatctcccgataaaataaattaattcaattttctgaacaaattttgtctGAATTGCAGGCTTTCGAAAGAACACTTGCTAAGTTTGAAGAACCAGGTGTCAAACTTATTCTGATAACGGAGGAGTATTATGACCTAGCTTTAACGTTTGCACGGGATTACTTCATGAAAGAGGAAGCATTAAATAAAGCCCTTGGTATGCAGTGGTCAGAGGAGCTAAAAGAGTTCTGGATGAATTCATTCAAACTAAACCTTTCATTGATGTTTTTGAATGAACAAAACGGAGAACCAATCGCGCTCAGAACTACAAGAATTGCACGCTATGATGACAAGCCAAATACTGAGGCCGTAAAAGACGAGCGGATCAAACTAATGATCCAGCTTATTGTACACTGTGATCAAAAAGCGAATTATTTTGGACATTTTCCTACCAAAGAAGCATTTCATTTTCTAGGTCTTGCAGTAGCTCCGAAATACAAAAGATGTGGCTATGCATCGAAAATTTTCAAAGTGGCAGTTGATATGATACGTAATTTTGGGATCGATCCTGTGTACCTCAAGGTCGAGGGTTCATCGAATTTCTCAAAAAGGATCTTCGAGAAAGCCGGCTGTGAAATGCTATTTGAACAACGATTCGATTCATGGGAGGTTGATGGAAAGATACCAATTCAGAATACAGGTATTCACAAATCAGTGAAAGTGTATGGAATGAGAATTTCCACATAATCACAAGAGCACGAGAAAGATTGAGCAGTCagttctaaacaaaaacaaaaaagggcaGAAATGACTACCACTAGTTTTAGTTTTCATATTTACTTGATATTTACACTTATCAAAGTATTTAACCAGTGTACTGAAAGAATTATCTTGTATTTGGAATCTGTAACAACATTTTTTCTCTGggttaaaagaaaacaaagtttaaaaaaataaataaatgtgtataAGCAAATTCTGCACGTCCATTCAAGAATGGGAAGTGTCTTGTATTATATCTTTCTGCAAGTGATCAGAACCAATCACATGCTCTATCGGAATAAGCTTGTATCATTCCTTATTGATTATGGTTTTGCCTGCAGTCACAACTGATCTAATGTCTTACAAGAATTAACGGTATGAATTCTTAGTGCAGATGGTATTTCGCTAAATGACAATATCACTCGCCTGGATATATGAGAATTAGCGTGTATGAACCCTTAGTGAATGAAAATATGCTAGGACTAAGAACCACTCGTCTGGACCGAGAAATTTTGTTTCCAGCCACCTAAAGGTGACCCAATTATTTTCACGCGAATAGGTAAAGTAGGGATCGGGGAATCATCCTCTACTGTACCttacaattatatatacataatacagttaaatatgcaaattatgcaaataatatgtaaaaaattGTATATTCTATTCACTGGTTGATGTATGTTTCTCAGATATGAAAGTTTGAAAGATATATGCATGGAGAGAATTAAATTTCCATTAATTTCAGTAATATAGTTTGGTGGCTGAAAGTAATGAAGAGGAATAGgagcaaaaaaagaaaagaagcatTCTGTGTCTGTGTGGTCACCTGTTTACACTGATGAATAATAGTAAAACTTTGTAAATGTCTTATGATAATTGTCATGGTCTGATTATGTTTGAGGCAAGTTATCCTGTATTTACCCACATGCCTGCAAGATTGGCTTCAAATTATTTCTCAAATGTGTCTAGTCTGCTATTGTTCATATGCAGTAAATGATCATCTTATCCtatttttaaatgctttaatagACAGAGGTGTGCCTAATCTTTTTGGAGAGAAAatataatactttgtttctagaaTTAGGATTTAAGTTCCAATATTGTATCGTTTaccaatattaaatataaataattcttCAGAAAGATTACCTGGATATTTTTAGAGTGGAGCATTGGTTTTATTTGTTCAAGGAATTTTTTAGTTTCTGGGCAACTCCAAAGCATATGAGTAATTGTCTCATCTACTGTTAGGTTGCATGATGTACATAATGGACTGTCAATAATTTTTATCTTATATAAATATGACTTAGTGGATAAAATTCTGTGGTTTATTCTATACTGAAACCATTGTAATAATGAGCTTACTGGGAGATTAAAGGGGGATTGATAGATCTCTTTCCAAGTTTCATTTTCTATATTGTAAGTGTTGTCCCATTTACCTCTAGATGTTGGAacatcattgtttttattaagaatattgtaaaaatcacttcatccttttgtgttttaaaaaactaaatttattatgGGTGGTCTTATAGGATATGTTAGTTTTGTAACCCCAGTTATCTTCGgaatttttatttatatgcacttaacGATGCTTTAAATTCGATGTATTGTAAAAAGTTTAACTTTATGTTAAGTTGTTCTTCTAATTCTTTTGGTGTGTATATGGCTCCATTTTGATTTATAaagtcatttacataaaataaaccatttttatACCAAGACTGGAAATTATTTGGGATTCCACcaattgtaatatttttgttatataataaagGACTTGATAAAAAGTCAAAGTCCCATTGAGGCACATATGCTTGTAATAATTTTGAGTAAGACCTGAGTACGTCCCTCCAGAATTTATTTGAAAGTGTGTCTATAGTTACTTCACAAtaattttggccaaaaataattgaaccgcgccataagaaaaccaacatagtggctttggaccagcgcagtctggtcaggatccatgctgttcgctaacaggttctttaattgcaatagactttgaaagcgaacagcatggatcctgaccagactgcgcggatgcgctggctggcctggatccatgctggtcgcaaagccaatatgttaattttctcatggcgcggctcaaataatttattaGAATTAAACATATTATCCACAAGGAGTTTCCATTTGCTATTTTCTGTAAGTAATCTTCTAAGCCATGTTAACTTAAGGTTGTCCAGGAAAGcactttaaatttattattttgagtCCTCCttctgaatattgttttataacaactgtattttttatttttgctgaacCATCccaaagaatattaaaaaataatctaTTCAATTGTGCTATAATTCCACTGTTTGGGTTGGGTAGAGAGATAAACAGGTGAGTTAATATGGGGATCAGTAAAGATTTAATTACAGTGATTTTGCCTAGTGGAGATAAGTATCTTCTTTTCcatatctttattttgttttctataattcttatcttatctttaaaGTTAGTGTCAATCATTTTATCCAAGTTCACCTGAAAGTTTATTCATAACAGCTTAAAATTACATTTACCCCACACTAATTTCCACTTTGTTTTGAGTGTATCAGAGCTGTATTTATTTCTACCTATCCAAATGACttgagttttatcaaaattaaccttaaggCCAGAGCATTGGGCATATCTAGCCAATTCTGAAAGAGATGCGTTTAATGACTTAGCTGACCCATCTAATAAAAGGGATGTATCATCAGCATATTGTGAAAGTTTAAATTCAGTGTTGTCTATAACTATGCCTTTGGTATCTTATTTATTACGAATTTTAATTGCTAAAATTTCtgcacataaaatgaatatatatggtGAAAGTGGATCGCCCTGACGGCAGCCACGtcctatattaaaaaaaacttgaaagattgCCTCCTTGGTTAACCGCTAACATAGCATTTTTGTATAAGACTTTAATCCATGTTTTAATTGAATTaccaaacttaaaaaagtctaaaacacttaaaataaaCTTCCATAATAATGAGTCAAATGCCTTAGCAAATTCGGCTAGTAGAATTAAACCAGGTAAGTTGTATTGATCAGTGTGTTGCATTATATCATAGAGGAGGAGTGTATTTTCGCCTAAATATCGGCCAGGGATAAAACCAGATTGGTCTCTGCTTATCAATTTATCCAAagttgatttaattttgttggaaATGGCGCCAGGGGCAATTTTATAAGCACAATTAAGTAATGAGATAGGTCTGTAATTAGTAAGCATTGTTTTATCTTTGTTATCTTTTGGAATGAAGGTAATAATTCCTTCTCTTTGGGTTATTGGACCGAGAGAATTAGCCCGCCTGATCTAGGAAACTTAGCTTTTATGAATCCCTAGTGCTTTTTTTCTCAGGTGTCAGAACCACTTGTCTGGCCTATTGAAATTACCTTCTATGGTTCCTTCTTGTATGTGATAGGGAAGTTTCTtattgattctaacacgaccatcgaataacctacatacatgtagagaaatctatctcgggttattctacaataaaccactcgcgagcaatgacgtcatccgatccaggtgcgtagcacggtcgtaaaaagtagttaccattttttctaacactgttgatactagtatgtcgtgttagaatcgaaataacaagttcccaagtgtgatttatagtagaataacccgagtttttcgttcttatgcgaaacaatatatcactcaggcctacggcctacgtgatatattcttacgcataagaactcaaaatacgggttattctacgatagaccacgtttgggaacttattatttcttaattgactATCGGATTGGTAATTTGCGAGTTTCGGCAAatcagaaaatgaaattattcgTCAATATAATATGCTAgagtttcttgtttttatttgttcaccAAAAGGAGATTTTGGTTTTTCTACAATCAGATAAATAGatccaaacaaattttaaatttgcgtAAGGAGGCTGGTCGTATTAAATTTATGACAGTTCTCTCTGCCTCATGTTGAAGTTTTATTAACTGATCTTCTTCGCAGTTTGCACAACCATTCCAAACAGTAGATACATGCCTCAAACCATCAAAATATATATCACGTTTAACATTATATTTGTTTACTTCAAATTTAAGTATTTTCACTGATCCGAGTATTCTAGGAGCAAATATAGCGATGTTCGAAATATGTTCATGCAAAGAACCATCTTTACTGAAGGTAACACTAAGATGTTTACGATGCGCAAGAAATTCAACTTGACATCGTCTATGAATTAGTGAAAGGAACATAGGAGGATTGGATGTTACTAACAACCGTTTGGACAAATTTGTAGATGTTTATAGATCTGTAATGAAAGATTCTTCAATGTGTCTTACACATGGGGATGAAAAACCTAAAGAACTGTCACTGgcaaataatcaaatatttaaaatattgggCACAAATAGTTACGTAAGACAAAGGCATGGCCGTAGCGACTATAGAGGCAACCGCCAATTTTTCTGCCTCAGTTGCCTCGGTTGTTTTTTGCCTGAACATTATTTTTGGTCTCCGGGTTTGGTTTTGCATTAGTTTTATGAATTTACAGCCGTTCATGAAGAATCTGATCTCGGTTTAGCAAGTATTTTTCGAATAGATGTGTTATAAAAAATATGGAACAAACTATAGCATATATCTACGGCGTTGTATGTGAGATATGTCAGTATCGCACTTCGCTTGGTGCGCGCATTTCAGATTAGTGTTTTAAACATTCCCCAGCAGCATCCGAAAATACCAGCCGGTAATGTAGAGGTCACTCCCAGACGTGTAGCGTAGCACACTCAGTTACCATGCTGATTGCTGAGTAACAATTGCAATCAAAGCCTAAAATATAAAGGATAAAAGATCGAAAGAAGCAGATCAGGCGGGGGTATGAGGCTTGTGCAAATGTTTCCCACatattagtaaactgtatttttgtagattcgtaaatttcagaagaaaattcAGGACCATAGCTCGGCTGATTTGGTTGATCTTAAACACATCATACCTCCACCTCCTCCCctaaataaaaactgtt encodes:
- the LOC123550024 gene encoding uncharacterized protein LOC123550024 isoform X1 translates to MAEKLFLKDLTMDQKRKAFERTLAKFEEPGVKLILITEEYYDLALTFARDYFMKEEALNKALGMQWSEELKEFWMNSFKLNLSLMFLNEQNGEPIALRTTRIARYDDKPNTEAVKDERIKLMIQLIVHCDQKANYFGHFPTKEAFHFLGLAVAPKYKRCGYASKIFKVAVDMIRNFGIDPVYLKVEGSSNFSKRIFEKAGCEMLFEQRFDSWEVDGKIPIQNTGIHKSVKVYGMRIST
- the LOC123550024 gene encoding uncharacterized protein LOC123550024 isoform X2; protein product: MAEKLFLKDLTMDQKRKAFERTLAKFEEPGVKLILITEEYYDLALTFARDYFMKEEALNKALGMQWSEELKEFWMNSFKLNLSLMFLNEQNGEPIALRTTRIARYDDKPNTEAVKDERIKLMIQLIVHCDQKANYFGHFPTKEAFHFLGLAVAPKYKRCGYASKIFKVAVDMIRNFGIDPVYLKVEGSSNFSKRIFEKAGCEMLFEQRFDSWEVDGKIPIQNTVI